One window from the genome of Bradyrhizobium xenonodulans encodes:
- a CDS encoding EVE domain-containing protein, whose amino-acid sequence MSPRSWLAVASADHVRIGRAQGFMQVCHGKAAPLHRLPPGDRVAYYSPTETFRGNDRLQTFTAIGIVTAGVPYQVDVGGGFRPFRRDVQWAEAREAPIRPLLGQLGFAREGQSLGQKSWGYQLRFGLFEVTNADMQIIADAMGAVL is encoded by the coding sequence ATGAGCCCGAGAAGCTGGCTCGCCGTCGCCTCGGCCGACCACGTGCGCATCGGCCGGGCTCAAGGCTTCATGCAAGTCTGTCACGGCAAGGCGGCGCCACTGCATCGCCTGCCACCCGGCGACCGCGTGGCATATTACTCGCCGACCGAAACCTTCCGCGGCAATGACAGACTGCAGACGTTCACCGCGATCGGAATCGTAACGGCAGGCGTGCCTTATCAGGTCGATGTCGGCGGTGGGTTTCGCCCGTTTCGCCGGGACGTGCAGTGGGCCGAGGCGCGGGAGGCGCCGATCCGGCCGCTGCTCGGTCAGCTTGGCTTCGCACGCGAGGGCCAGTCCTTGGGGCAGAAGTCCTGGGGATACCAGCTCCGCTTCGGCCTGTTCGAGGTCACAAATGCAGACATGCAGATCATCGCAGATGCGATGGGTGCAGTTCTTTGA
- a CDS encoding alanine racemase — translation MQFLSRWESQRLSTTTRGIPLVDGLATEDIGNQRWSPAHGDLALPALTFDETAFAANRDLFLRWCASAGVTVAPHAKTPMSPELAHSLRAAGAWGTTVASIQQAAVLLASGERRLLLANEIGGLAAGRRLGAVLSAYPQTEFHAFADSPAAVAALAEAARVADRRELSVLVELGAGRAGARDRAAIEATMAAVLAADRLVLGGVATYEGAVATADAGETIRAISALMERTIEAFALVRTAAPHLPLIISAGGSAYFDVVARALAPIAQADGNATVLLRSGALFFADHGIYARAFAEIDRRGGLIIDGAQHSAAGSFRPALTLWAEVLSRPEAGLAIAGFGMRDASFDQGLPVPLRVFRDGVEQQELAETLSVTRLNDQHAFLSVVSGSALAVGDVIAFGISHPCTCLDRWRVIFGLDAAGVVTRALPTRFG, via the coding sequence ATGCAGTTCTTGTCCCGGTGGGAGAGCCAACGCCTTTCGACGACGACACGGGGCATTCCCCTGGTCGATGGCTTGGCCACCGAGGACATCGGCAACCAGCGCTGGTCGCCTGCTCATGGCGATCTGGCTTTGCCCGCCCTCACCTTCGACGAGACCGCCTTCGCGGCCAATCGCGACCTCTTCCTGCGCTGGTGCGCGAGCGCCGGCGTCACTGTGGCGCCGCACGCCAAGACGCCGATGTCGCCGGAGCTTGCCCACTCGCTGCGCGCAGCCGGCGCCTGGGGCACGACGGTCGCGAGTATCCAGCAGGCCGCCGTGTTGCTTGCGAGCGGCGAGCGACGCCTGTTGCTCGCCAACGAAATCGGCGGGCTTGCGGCCGGCCGGCGGCTCGGCGCAGTCCTGAGCGCTTATCCGCAGACAGAGTTTCACGCCTTCGCGGATTCCCCGGCAGCGGTCGCAGCGCTGGCGGAAGCCGCGCGGGTCGCAGACCGCCGCGAATTGTCGGTGCTGGTCGAGCTCGGCGCGGGCCGGGCTGGCGCGCGCGACCGCGCCGCTATCGAGGCGACGATGGCCGCGGTGCTTGCGGCTGACCGGCTCGTGCTCGGCGGCGTAGCCACCTACGAAGGGGCTGTCGCAACGGCGGATGCCGGCGAGACGATACGCGCGATCTCCGCGCTGATGGAGCGCACGATCGAAGCCTTCGCCCTGGTGCGCACTGCCGCCCCGCACCTGCCGCTGATCATCAGCGCCGGCGGCTCCGCCTATTTCGATGTCGTCGCCCGCGCCCTGGCTCCAATCGCGCAGGCCGACGGCAACGCCACCGTCCTGTTGCGCTCCGGCGCGCTGTTCTTTGCCGATCACGGCATCTATGCCCGCGCCTTCGCGGAGATCGACCGGCGCGGCGGTCTCATCATCGACGGCGCGCAGCACTCGGCGGCCGGAAGTTTCCGGCCTGCGCTGACGCTGTGGGCCGAAGTGCTGTCGCGCCCGGAGGCCGGCCTTGCGATCGCGGGCTTCGGCATGCGCGATGCCTCCTTCGATCAGGGATTGCCGGTGCCGCTACGCGTGTTCCGCGACGGCGTTGAGCAGCAAGAGCTGGCCGAGACCCTGTCGGTCACGCGTCTCAACGACCAGCATGCGTTCCTGTCGGTCGTATCAGGCAGCGCGCTTGCGGTCGGCGACGTCATCGCCTTCGGCATCTCGCATCCCTGTACCTGCCTCGACCGCTGGCGCGTGATCTTCGGGCTCGATGCTGCCGGCGTCGTGACGCGCGCCCTCCCCACCCGGTTCGGCTGA
- a CDS encoding amino acid ABC transporter permease, which produces MNFLPLWRYQNQLIDGAIVTLELTVISAVCGLLIGIAGAVALNGRITPLRWLVRGYIELFRNTPSLIQIFIVFFVLPNFGLKLPAFEAAAVALSLYFGAYSVEIIRSGLDSIPRSQVEAGACLGLSGWQVFRHIILPPALRNAYPAVTSQFVLLLLGTSLASQVAADELFHVAGFIESRTYRSFEVYAVICAVYFAMAMSFKALFAIIGVAAFRWPRRR; this is translated from the coding sequence ATGAATTTCCTGCCGCTCTGGCGCTATCAGAACCAGCTCATCGACGGCGCCATCGTCACGCTGGAGCTGACGGTGATCTCGGCAGTCTGCGGCCTGCTGATCGGCATCGCCGGCGCAGTGGCGCTGAACGGGCGCATCACACCGCTGCGCTGGCTGGTGCGCGGCTACATCGAGCTATTCCGCAACACGCCGTCGCTGATCCAGATCTTCATCGTGTTTTTCGTGCTGCCGAACTTCGGCCTGAAGCTGCCGGCGTTCGAGGCCGCCGCCGTCGCGCTCTCGCTCTATTTCGGCGCCTATTCGGTCGAGATCATCCGCTCAGGTCTCGATTCCATTCCACGCAGCCAGGTCGAGGCCGGTGCGTGCCTCGGCCTCTCCGGCTGGCAGGTGTTTCGCCACATCATCCTGCCGCCGGCGCTGCGCAACGCCTATCCCGCCGTGACCAGCCAGTTCGTGCTGCTGCTGCTCGGCACCTCGCTCGCCTCGCAGGTCGCGGCCGACGAGCTGTTCCATGTCGCCGGCTTCATCGAGAGCCGCACCTACCGCAGCTTCGAGGTCTACGCCGTGATCTGCGCGGTCTATTTCGCCATGGCGATGTCGTTCAAGGCGCTGTTCGCCATCATCGGTGTGGCGGCTTTCCGCTGGCCGCGGCGGCGCTGA